One Helianthus annuus cultivar XRQ/B chromosome 7, HanXRQr2.0-SUNRISE, whole genome shotgun sequence genomic region harbors:
- the LOC110895890 gene encoding 18 kDa seed maturation protein produces MATEKKEAKINQAEYEKQVAREQNATQRQATEAGGTNSYSTTGATGNPMGSHQMSALPGHGTGEPAGQVVEGVVKSHPIGTDTRTRTGTGTTLAGHNTKTGGGAGGYSTGGAYR; encoded by the coding sequence ATGGCGACGGAGAAAAAGGAGGCGAAAATAAACCAAGCGGAGTACGAGAAGCAGGTGGCTCGAGAACAAAACGCCACACAGAGACAGGCTACCGAAGCCGGTGGTACGAACTCGTACTCGACCACCGGAGCCACTGGTAATCCAATGGGGAGCCACCAGATGTCAGCCTTACCCGGTCATGGAACCGGGGAACCGGCTGGACAGGTAGTGGAAGGGGTTGTTAAGTCTCACCCCATTGGAACCGATACCCGTACCAGGACGGGTACTGGTACAACTTTGGCTGGACATAACACGAAAACCGGTGGAGGTGCGGGTGGATATAGCACTGGCGGAGCATATCGTTGA